One window from the genome of Anopheles coluzzii chromosome X, AcolN3, whole genome shotgun sequence encodes:
- the LOC120952807 gene encoding luciferin 4-monooxygenase-like → MCARVRAAKPGQLILQRPHETTLASVGCSALPGTDASLWPALEVLTINTMDSKGERRGQHSYYDPVTHIWTGLSTPPLFNTNQSLGQLVLGVLQRCDPAQVTQISDDGGRTVTCREMYLRTVRIAERLAQLGYGKHTPMAALASRNGEHVAPVAFACFALGIPINTLDTAFNVADFAHMFGVTRPALVFCESDILEVVREAAQRAAIAPEIVLFEERTAGYRHVLDLLEPTGTEDSFVPINLDDPTTHVAAVLCSSGTTGLSKGVTYTHTFCIANLPSLWRMAPTDCLLAFSSLYWLSGFASLIIGTVSQAARVITRAPFTPTLALDMLQRHPVTIAFFSPFQSNLLVHEPLLAQTPLPALRLFLCGGARVSKQLYAALQRCLPSHTRIQIGYGMSESCLVTLTDGNSYRDDCVGTLQARVEARIVDDGLDQCGLAPDEPGEIMLRVQIPFAGYYGNPDATAELMSPDGWIRTGDIGYFDRDGHLYVIDRKKDIIKYAGNQISPTELEVLAKQLTGVLDCCVVGVPDEGTDLPAALVLREPGATGAALTADQVRQFVDERVSAHKHLRGGVYFTEEMPLTPSGKIVRRKCLEIVQKARQSKQ, encoded by the exons ATGTGTGCTCGCGTGCGTGCTGCAAAGCCAGGCCAGTTAATACTTCAACGGCCCCACGAGACGACGCTCGCCTCAGTCGGTTGCAGTGCGTTGCCCGGAACAGATGCCAGCCTTTGGCCCGCGCTCGAAGTGCTCACAATCAACACAATGGATAGCAAAGGCGAACGGCGCGGTCAACACTCGTACTACGATCCGGTGACCCACATCTGGACCGGTTTGTCGACGCCACCGCTCTTCAACACCAATCAAAGCCTCGGCCAGCTGGTGCTGGGCGTGCTGCAGCGGTGCGACCCGGCGCAGGTCACCCAGATCAGCGACGATGGCGGCCGCACGGTGACCTGCCGCGAGATGTACCTGCGCACGGTGCGCATCGCCGAACGGCTGGCCCAGCTCGGCTACGGCAAGCATACGCCGATGGCTGCGCTGGCGTCCCGCAACGGCGAACACGTCGCACCGGTCGCATTTGCCTGCTTTGCCCTCGGCATCCCAATCAACACGCTCGACACGGCTTTCAACGTGGCCGACTTTGCGCACATGTTCGGCGTCACCCGGCCGGCGCTGGTGTTCTGCGAGAGCGACATCCTGGAGGTGGTGCGCGAAGCGGCCCAGCGTGCCGCCATCGCGCCCGAGATTGTGCTGTTCGAGGAGCGTACCGCGGGCTACCGGCACGTGCTGGATCTGCTGGAGCCCACCGGTACCGAGGATTCATTCGT ACCCATCAACCTGGACGACCCTACCACCCACGTGGCCGCGGTGCTGTGCTCCTCCGGCACAACCGGCCTGTCCAAAGGCGTAACCTACACGCACACGTTTTGCATCGCCAACCTGCCGTCCCTGTGGCGGATGGCGCCGACGGATTGTCTGCTCGCCTTCAGCTCGCTCTACTGGCTGTCCGGCTTTGCCTCGCTCATCATCGGCACGGTCTCGCAGGCGGCCCGCGTCATCACCCGGGCACCGTTCACGCCCACGCTCGCGCTCGATATGCTGCAGCGCCACCCGGTGACGATCGCGTTCTTCTCGCCCTTCCAGTCGAACCTGCTCGTGCACGAGCCACTGCTCGCGCAAACGCCGCTGCCCGCGCTGCGCCTGTTCCTGTGCGGTGGGGCACGCGTTTCCAAGCAGCTGTACGCGGCGCTGCAGCGCTGCCTGCCGTCCCACACGCGCATCCAGATCGGGTACGGCATGTCTGAGTCCTGCCTAGTGACGCTGACCGACGGTAACAGTTACCGGGACGACTGTGTCGGTACGCTGCAGGCCCGGGTCGAAGCACGCATCGTCGACGATGGGCTGGACCAGTGTGGGCTGGCGCCGGACGAACCGGGCGAGATCATGCTGCGCGTGCAGATTCCTTTCGCCGGGTATTATGGCAACCCGGACGCCACGGCCGAGCTGATGAGTCCGGACGGCTGGATCCGGACCGGCGACATCGGCTACTTCGACCGGGACGGCCATCTGTACGTGATCGATCGCAAGAAGGACATCATCAAGTACGCCGGCAACCAGATATCGCCGACCGAGCTGGAAGTGCTCGCCAAGCAGCTGACCGGCGTGCTGGACTGCTGCGTCGTGGGCGTACCGGACGAGGGCACCGATTTGCCGGCCGCGTTGGTTCTGCGCGAACCGGGCGCCACTGGCGCAGCGCTTACCGCCGACCAGGTGCGCCAGTTTGTGGACGAACGCGTGTCTGCCCACAAGCACCTCCGGGGCGGGGTTTACTTTACCGAGGAAATGCCCCTGACACCGTCCGGCAAGATTGTGCGCCGCAAGTGTTTGGAAATTGTACAAAAGGCGCGCCAAAGCAAACAGTAG
- the LOC120952885 gene encoding dynactin subunit 4, with amino-acid sequence MAFFNLLNRVEYACVCGLLNPLTKLYFCRHCMKLRCGFCVCQEVDSNFCSNCLENIPSSETKMRKNRCNTCFNCPSCQHTLSVRASIATVPLAAGADSKEGSPATEDAAKAAKGGSSSTPGPAVKQVTKKMYYLACLTCRWNSHDIGIPDQTAATGQWPEPEYPNTTRFALLLEHYQSVVLHDKQERQELWRRKMPKKSQFPNLTDRTGLTASMIRRQMGWSDGKVQLKTTPIPIKESVASEEVDELPAELLHAGVNLRTVTTLTQRLAQPAKQSASVSQLYPQHKLLSIKCSLRCRQCDHNVIKSEYNPSSIKYRIALFAAYHVPDVRLVRCDPLRCEGAESALLLRITNPTINEMTVTIMELPTVDEERLLIQELKAMALESGTAASVASAGGAGGGSGGQTSLTSLSQGFARQGTLIEEPRLVDRAVNGTLKLPDSSFTVNQRDDSAEFDEVVQGHQDEPKFIVWRKANHVVIRLGVQPKPDVQPDEDVVVGFTLQYTYFNTVADKSVGSAAATSTPSLSGTSKEQKWHALNTRIYINLGKLQPVGVE; translated from the exons ATGGCGTTCTTCAATTTGCTGAACCGCGTAGAGTatgcgtgtgtctgtgggcTGCTGAACCCGCTGACGAAGCTCTACTTCTGTCGCCATTGCATGAAGCTGCGCTGcggtttctgtgtgtgtcaGGAG GTGGATTcgaacttttgctccaactgTCTGGAAAACATACCGTCGTCTGAGACGAAGATGCGCAAGAACCGCTGCAACACCTGCTTCAACTGTCCCAGTTGCCAGCATACGCTGTCGGTGCGTGCCTCGATCGCTACCGTACCTTTGGCTGCCGGCGCCGACTCAAAGGAAGGCTCGCCCGCCACCGAAGACGCTGCCAAGGCTGCAaaaggcggcagcagcagcacgccggGACCGGCGGTGAAGCAAGTCACGAAGAAGATGTACTATCTCGCCTGTCTGACCTGTCGGTGGAACTCGCACGACATCGGCATACCGGATCAGACGGCAGCGACCGGGCAGTGGCCGGAGCCGGAGTATCCGAACACGACCCGGTttgcgctgctgctcgagCACTACCAGTCGGTCGTGCTGCACGACAAGCAGGAGCGGCAGGAGCTGTGGCGGCGCAAGATGCCGAAGAAGAGTCAGTTTCCCAACCTGACCGATCGGACCGGGCTGACCGCGTCGATGATACGCCGCCAGATGGGGTGGTCCGACGGGAAGGTGCAGCTCAAGACGACGCCGATCCCGATCAAGGAGTCGGTCGCTTCGGAGGAGGTGGACGAGCTCCCAGCGGAGCTGTTGCACGCCGGCGTCAATCTGCGCACCGTCACGACGCTAACGCAGCGGCTGGCCCAGCCGGCCAAGCAGTCCGCCTCGGTCAGCCAGCTATACCCGCAGCACAAGCTGCTCTCGATCAAATGCTCGCTGCGGTGCCGGCAGTGTGACCACAACGTGATCAAGTCCGAGTACAACCCGTCCTCGATCAAGTACCGCATCGCGCTGTTTGCCGCCTACCACGTGCCGGacgtgcggctggtgcgctGCGATCCGCTGCGGTGTGAGGGCGCCGAGTCGGCGCTCCTGCTGCGCATCACCAATCCCACGATCAACGAGATGACGGTGACCATCATGGAGCTGCCCACGGTCGACGAGGAGCGGCTGCTGATACAGGAGCTGAAGGCGATGGCGCTCGAAAGTGGGACGGCAGCGTCCGTCGCGTCCGCCGGTGGTGCCGGCGGTGGTAGCGGCGGTCAGACATCCCTGACCAGCTTGAGTCAGGGATTCGCCCGACAGGGCACGCTAATCGAGGAACCGAGGCTGGTTGATCGGGCAGTCAACGGGACGCTCAAGCTGCCCGACAGCAGCTTCACCGTAAACCAGCGCGACGATTCGGCCGAGTTCGACGAGGTCGTGCAGGGACACCAGGATGAGCCGAA attCATCGTCTGGCGGAAGGCAAACCATGTCGTTATTCGACTCGGGGTGCAGCCGAAACCGGACGTGCAGCCGGACGAGGACGTAGTGGTTGGGTTCACGCTGCAGTACACCTACTTCAATACGGTTGCGGACAAGAGTGTTGGTTCAGCCGCTGCAACATCCACACCGTCGCTGAGCGGTACGAGCAAGGAACAGAAATGGCACGCACTAAATACGCGCATTTACATTAACCTAGGAAAACTGCAACCCGTGGGCGTGGAATGA
- the LOC120952955 gene encoding endoplasmic reticulum resident protein 44, with the protein MATSVKLVLFNYLMVVVMFYNPSNSGAVQLNSENIDMTLASNELVLINFYADWCRFSNILQPIFDEAAEKVQAAFPDPGKVVMGKVDCDRESSVASRFHITKYPTLKVLRNGQPTKREYRGARTVEAFTEFIKKQLEDPIREFQNIKDLEQLDSKKRIVVGYFDRRDMPEYNTFRRVATNLKEDCQFHVGFGDVVQALHPPGHPIIVFRPDVAVSNENDETYMGDLKSFDELNIWVQEKCVPLVREITFENAEELTEEGLPFLILFYAPGDLESIKDYKAIVQMDLISEKQNVNFLTADGKRFAHPLHHLGKTQADLPLIAIDSFRHMYLFPNFKDIYVPGKLKQFLNDLYSGKLHREFHYGPEKDTAADSNAIEDSKNPTTPPESTFKKLGPSKNRYTLLRDEL; encoded by the exons ATGGCTACCAGTGTAAAATTAGTgctatttaattatttaatg GTTGTCGTCATGTTCTACAACCCGTCGAACAGTGGAGCCGTTCAGCTGAACAGTGAAAACATCGACATGACCCTCG CATCCAATGAGCTAGTTTTGATCAACTTCTATGCCGACTGGTGTCGGTTCAGCAACATCCTACAGCCAATCTTCGATGAAGCGGCAGAAAAG GTCCAGGCAGCATTCCCCGATCCGGGCAAGGTGGTGATGGGCAAGGTGGACTGTGACCGAGAGTCATCCGTCGCGTCCCGCTTTCACATCACCAAATATCCCACGCTGAAGGTGCTGCGCAACGGGCAGCCGACTAAGCGGGAGTATCGCGGGGCGCGCACGGTCGAAGCGTTCACCGAGTTCATCAAGAAGCAGCTCGAAGACCCGATCCGGGAGTTCCAGAACATCAAGGATCTGGAGCAGCTCGACTCGAAGAAGCGAATCGTGGTCGGATACTTTGACCGGCGCGACATGCCCGAATACAACACGTTCCGGCGCGTCGCCACCAACCTGAAGGAGGACTGCCAGTTCCACGTGGGCTTCGGCGACGTGGTGCAAGCGCTGCATCCACCAG GCCATCCCATCATCGTGTTCCGGCCGGACGTGGCCGTGTCGAACGAAAACGACGAAACGTACATGGGCGATCTGAAAAGCTTCGACGAGCTGAACATCTGGGTGCAGGAGAAGTGTGTGCCGCTGGTGCGCGAAATCACGTTCGAAAACGCGGAAGAGCTGACCGAGGAGGGGCTGCCGTTCCTGATTTTGTTCTACGCGCCGGGCGACCTTGAGTCCATCAAGGACTACAAAGCAATCGTACAGATGGATCTCATCTCGGAGAAGC AGAACGTAAACTTCCTCACCGCCGACGGTAAGCGGTTTGCGCATCCGCTGCACCATCTCGGCAAGACGCAGGCAGATCTGCCACTGATTGCGATAGACTCCTTCCGCCACATGTACCTGTTCCCGAACTTTAAGGACATTTACGTGCCCGGCAAGCTGAAACAATTCCTGAACGATCTGTACAGCGGCAAACTACACCG TGAGTTCCATTACGGTCCAGAAAAGGACACGGCTGCTGATTCAAACGCGATTGAGGACAGCAAAAACCCTACGACGCCCCCGGAATCGACGTTTAAAAAACTTGGCCCGTCGAAAAACCGATACACCTTGCTGCGCGACGAACTTTAA